In Candidatus Epulonipiscium viviparus, one DNA window encodes the following:
- a CDS encoding nucleotidyltransferase family protein → MDKELNNLIIDKNCTVKQAIKRLDDTAKKILFVANDGKAEGTITDGDVRRWILKNGSLDADVTNIMNTNFSYALYDEEEKIQEIFSGGIIFAIPILDVDYKIIDIKFVERVVNSVKKERAQLNTKVVIMAGGKGTRLYPYTQILPKPLIPIGEKTILEHILSRFNNYGCVDFLLTLNYKKGMIKSYLEDIESPYNFSYIEESDFYGTAGSLSLLRGKLTETFFVTNCDILIDARYDEIIAHHKANKNQITLVTSLTTYTIPYGVVITKDEGEVCALSEKPEYSFQINTGVYVLEPEVLEDIPSNVFFHITDLIEIYLEQGKKVGTFPIRSGQWLDMGDLHLMEDMIEKIDRIDN, encoded by the coding sequence ATGGATAAAGAATTAAACAACTTGATAATAGATAAAAATTGTACTGTAAAACAAGCGATCAAAAGATTAGATGATACAGCTAAGAAGATTCTCTTTGTGGCAAACGATGGAAAGGCAGAAGGAACCATCACAGACGGCGATGTTAGGCGATGGATTCTAAAAAATGGCTCTTTAGATGCAGATGTTACCAATATAATGAATACCAATTTTTCGTATGCGCTATACGATGAAGAAGAAAAGATTCAAGAGATATTTAGCGGAGGGATCATCTTTGCTATTCCTATTTTAGATGTGGATTATAAAATTATAGACATAAAATTTGTTGAGCGAGTAGTTAATAGTGTAAAAAAAGAGCGCGCACAGCTCAATACTAAAGTTGTGATTATGGCAGGTGGAAAGGGCACCAGGTTGTATCCTTATACACAAATTTTGCCAAAACCACTCATTCCAATTGGTGAAAAAACTATCTTAGAGCATATTTTATCTCGATTTAATAACTATGGTTGCGTTGATTTTTTGCTAACACTAAATTATAAAAAAGGGATGATTAAAAGTTATTTAGAAGACATAGAGAGTCCATATAATTTTTCTTATATAGAAGAAAGTGATTTTTATGGCACTGCAGGAAGCCTGTCGTTATTAAGGGGAAAGCTTACCGAAACATTTTTTGTTACAAACTGCGATATTCTCATTGATGCTCGCTATGACGAAATTATTGCGCATCATAAAGCCAATAAGAACCAAATTACGTTAGTGACTTCGCTTACCACCTATACAATTCCATATGGTGTGGTGATAACAAAAGATGAGGGGGAGGTTTGTGCCCTTAGTGAAAAGCCAGAGTATAGTTTTCAAATTAATACAGGAGTGTACGTATTGGAACCAGAAGTTTTAGAGGATATACCCAGCAATGTGTTTTTTCATATTACAGATTTGATAGAAATATATTTAGAGCAAGGCAAAAAAGTGGGAACGTTTCCGATTAGATCTGGGCAATGGCTAGATATGGGAGACCTTCATCTGATGGAAGATATGATAGAAAAAATCGATCGAATCGACAACTAG
- a CDS encoding cytidylyltransferase domain-containing protein, which translates to MEILGIIPARGGSKGLPGKNIKMLGDKPLIAYTIAAAINSKHITRTIVSTDDAAIAEVALKFGAEVPFMRPECLATDTATSAEVVLHLLKTLEGNGYMPDFICLLQCTSPFRTAADVDSCIEKCLNTGFDACYSVTEARSNPYWMKVFEGNQLNSFIDAEMILRRQDLPTVYELNGAIYFAKTEEVIKNKSLHLANATGYVMPIQKSVDIDTALEFELAKMLMNNI; encoded by the coding sequence ATGGAGATTTTGGGAATTATACCGGCAAGGGGAGGGTCAAAAGGTCTTCCTGGAAAAAATATCAAAATGCTTGGTGACAAACCGCTTATTGCATACACTATTGCAGCTGCAATAAACTCGAAGCATATAACTCGCACTATAGTTTCGACCGACGATGCGGCAATTGCGGAAGTTGCCCTCAAGTTTGGAGCAGAAGTACCGTTTATGCGCCCCGAATGTTTGGCCACAGATACGGCAACTAGCGCGGAGGTGGTCTTGCATTTACTAAAAACTCTCGAAGGAAATGGATATATGCCAGACTTTATATGTTTGCTTCAATGTACATCGCCTTTTAGAACGGCAGCAGACGTCGATTCCTGTATAGAAAAATGTTTAAACACTGGTTTTGATGCTTGCTATAGCGTAACAGAAGCACGGAGCAATCCGTATTGGATGAAAGTTTTTGAAGGTAACCAGTTAAATTCATTTATTGATGCAGAAATGATTTTAAGACGGCAAGATCTGCCTACAGTATATGAGTTAAACGGTGCGATATACTTTGCCAAAACAGAAGAAGTGATCAAAAACAAAAGTTTACACCTAGCAAATGCTACTGGATACGTGATGCCAATTCAAAAATCTGTAGATATCGACACCGCTTTGGAATTTGAGTTGGCAAAAATGTTAATGAATAATATATAA
- the neuC gene encoding UDP-N-acetylglucosamine 2-epimerase, with the protein MKTIMVVTATRAEYGLLKNVLRHIQESDDLELILIVTGTHLSEKYGLTVEEIEQDEIPIAAKISMEVEDAGKPGIVKSMAKLMGALADAIEEFKPDMLLILGDRYEMLACASAGTAMNIPIAHIAGGEVSYGANDEQIRHAITKMSHIHFPEADVYANNIKFMGEEKFRVNQVGALGIENIITTKLLSHKALNEQLGVAVDADTFLITYHPATLSKMLAYEMDELITALDGFNNTMIITYPNADNGGEYIIERWKEFQATHKNVFLFKSLGTQKYLSTMKYAGLIIGNSSSALIEAPIFKKPVVNIGKRQAGRLMATNILSCSNKKEDIAKAIQKALSPEFRNKVDRTVSLYGIGNTSEQIVSILEDLEINERLITKKLVF; encoded by the coding sequence ATGAAAACAATTATGGTAGTGACAGCAACTAGAGCAGAATATGGATTATTGAAAAATGTATTGCGACATATTCAGGAATCAGACGATCTTGAACTAATATTGATTGTGACGGGAACTCATTTAAGCGAAAAATATGGCTTGACTGTTGAAGAGATCGAGCAAGATGAAATCCCCATTGCTGCCAAAATATCCATGGAAGTGGAAGATGCTGGAAAGCCAGGTATTGTGAAATCGATGGCAAAATTAATGGGTGCATTAGCAGATGCAATAGAAGAGTTTAAGCCAGATATGCTGCTAATATTGGGTGACAGATATGAGATGTTGGCCTGTGCCAGTGCGGGAACAGCGATGAACATTCCGATTGCACATATAGCTGGTGGAGAAGTTAGCTATGGAGCAAATGACGAGCAAATTAGACACGCCATTACGAAGATGTCGCATATTCATTTTCCGGAAGCCGATGTCTATGCAAACAATATAAAATTTATGGGAGAGGAAAAGTTTAGAGTCAATCAAGTTGGTGCATTGGGAATAGAAAATATAATCACCACCAAGCTGTTATCTCACAAAGCATTAAATGAACAATTAGGAGTGGCTGTAGATGCCGACACATTTTTAATAACCTATCACCCGGCAACGCTGTCAAAGATGTTAGCATATGAAATGGATGAGCTGATAACCGCACTAGATGGCTTTAACAATACTATGATAATCACCTACCCCAATGCCGATAATGGCGGAGAATATATTATAGAACGATGGAAAGAATTTCAGGCAACTCACAAAAATGTGTTTCTATTTAAATCTTTGGGCACTCAAAAATACCTAAGCACAATGAAATATGCGGGGCTGATCATTGGTAATTCATCGAGTGCATTAATCGAGGCACCGATATTTAAAAAGCCTGTAGTAAATATTGGCAAAAGGCAAGCCGGAAGACTTATGGCAACTAACATATTGAGCTGTTCGAATAAAAAAGAAGACATAGCAAAAGCCATTCAAAAAGCACTGAGCCCAGAGTTTAGAAATAAGGTAGATCGCACAGTTAGCTTATACGGAATAGGAAATACCAGTGAGCAAATAGTCAGCATATTAGAAGATTTGGAAATTAACGAAAGACTGATTACAAAAAAATTAGTATTTTAA
- the neuB gene encoding N-acetylneuraminate synthase, which produces MFIIAEAGVNHNGDVAIAKKLVDMAARCGADAVKFQTFKASDVVAAAEAKVAYQQANDATVETQFEMLSRLELTYDEFRELKCYCDEVGIMFLSTPFSVGALNFLVSIGMEIVKLSSTEVTNAPFLAAAAKSKKPIILSTGMSFFEEVVDAVNILEEAGAAEITLLHCTTNYPTAIAEANIRAMVKLKEVAATVGYSDHTDDAICAVVATALGAQVIEKHITLDKNMVGPDHKASATEVEFAEYVYQIRAAEVALGDGIKTPTAAEDLMRSKVRRSIVAKIDIAAGAIIDASMLDFRRPAAGISPMACKKILGKAAATNIKKDAIIMPEDIAGSLML; this is translated from the coding sequence ATGTTTATTATAGCAGAAGCAGGCGTAAATCATAACGGCGATGTTGCAATCGCAAAAAAATTAGTGGATATGGCCGCACGATGCGGTGCTGATGCTGTCAAGTTTCAAACATTTAAAGCATCAGATGTTGTGGCTGCAGCTGAAGCAAAGGTGGCGTATCAGCAAGCTAATGATGCAACTGTAGAAACTCAATTTGAAATGTTAAGCAGGTTGGAGCTGACATATGATGAATTTAGAGAGCTCAAATGCTATTGTGATGAGGTAGGAATTATGTTTTTATCGACTCCCTTTAGCGTAGGCGCACTCAATTTTTTGGTTTCGATAGGTATGGAGATAGTGAAGCTTAGTTCAACAGAGGTGACAAACGCGCCATTTCTAGCTGCTGCTGCAAAATCTAAAAAGCCGATAATCCTTTCGACAGGGATGAGTTTTTTTGAGGAAGTTGTGGATGCAGTAAACATATTGGAAGAGGCTGGTGCGGCAGAGATAACATTGCTTCATTGCACCACCAATTATCCGACTGCAATAGCGGAGGCGAACATTCGTGCTATGGTAAAGTTAAAAGAGGTTGCCGCAACGGTTGGATATTCAGATCACACGGACGATGCGATATGCGCGGTTGTTGCAACAGCCTTAGGTGCCCAAGTGATAGAGAAACACATTACGTTGGATAAGAACATGGTTGGACCCGACCACAAGGCTTCAGCGACAGAAGTAGAGTTTGCGGAATACGTTTATCAAATTAGAGCAGCCGAAGTTGCCTTGGGCGACGGTATAAAAACACCAACCGCTGCGGAAGATTTAATGAGAAGCAAGGTGAGGCGAAGTATTGTGGCCAAAATTGATATAGCAGCTGGAGCGATTATCGACGCATCTATGTTAGATTTTAGACGTCCGGCAGCCGGAATTTCGCCAATGGCCTGTAAAAAAATATTAGGGAAAGCGGCAGCCACTAATATAAAAAAAGATGCGATTATAATGCCCGAAGATATAGCAGGTAGTTTGATGTTGTAG
- a CDS encoding acetyltransferase — MEKKIVIIGAGGHAGVVKDVIESDGRYAIAGVIDARFAKGSLWKDGIYSLGGDEELEHVFEAGVGNVAIGIGQNAQLRFKIYSKLKKIGFKFPTLVHASAIISDSATIDEGTIIMPVAVINCYAKIGKFGIINTAAIVEHDCRIGENVHVAPGACVLGGVSIGNNSHVGAKAVIIQSRTVGENVIIGAGAVVTKDVSKESIIVGVPARSI, encoded by the coding sequence GTGGAAAAAAAAATTGTGATAATCGGTGCTGGGGGGCATGCAGGAGTTGTAAAGGATGTTATAGAAAGTGATGGGAGATACGCAATAGCTGGAGTGATAGATGCGAGGTTTGCAAAGGGAAGCTTGTGGAAGGATGGAATTTATTCTTTGGGCGGTGATGAAGAGCTTGAGCATGTGTTTGAAGCGGGGGTGGGCAATGTAGCGATTGGAATTGGTCAAAATGCGCAACTGCGATTTAAAATATATAGCAAGTTAAAGAAAATTGGATTCAAATTTCCTACATTGGTGCATGCTAGTGCCATAATTTCGGATTCGGCAACGATTGATGAAGGAACTATAATTATGCCAGTAGCAGTTATAAATTGCTATGCAAAAATTGGAAAATTTGGTATAATAAATACTGCAGCTATAGTTGAGCACGATTGCCGGATAGGCGAAAATGTTCATGTGGCGCCCGGTGCTTGCGTATTGGGAGGAGTCTCAATTGGCAATAATTCGCATGTGGGGGCAAAGGCTGTGATAATACAATCTCGTACAGTAGGAGAAAATGTTATTATTGGCGCAGGTGCAGTAGTCACAAAAGATGTCTCGAAGGAAAGTATCATTGTAGGCGTTCCAGCGAGATCTATATAA
- the uvrB gene encoding excinuclease ABC subunit UvrB, whose protein sequence is MKKFRLHSDFAAMGDQTAAISVLSESIESGNRYQTLLGVTGSGKTFTMANIIEQTQKPTLIIAHNKTLAAQLYSEFKEFFPNNAVEYFVSYYDYYQPEAYVAQSDTFIEKDSSVNEEIDKLRHSATASLAERRDVIIVASVSCIYGLGDPLDYEDQVLSIRTGMDFDRDDLLRKLVHIQYTRNDDDFSRGTFRVRGDVVEVIPAGMSESAIRVEFFGDEIEKISEIDSLTGKVLGIRNHVSIFPGSHYTVSPDKLSAAIKRIESELNTQLLELKKQDKLLEMQRLTQRTNFDIEMLREMGYCSGIENYSLHLSGRDYGSTPFTLLDYFPDDYLIIVDESHITLPQIRGMSNGDRARKSNLVDYGFRLPSAIDNRPLNFDEFEQKINQILYVSATPSQYELEHSEAIGEQLIRPTGLLDPAIEIKTVTGQIDDLLTQIHSTVAAAGKVLVTTLTKRMSEDLTAYLQEVGIKVKYLHSDIETLERIEIVRDLRMGVFDVLVGINLLREGLDIPEVSLVAILDADKEGFLRSATSLIQTIGRAARNSQGRVIMYADTITRSMKIAIDETNRRRKIQQEYNEAHGITPQTIKKAVRELIAATKSEKTATTINKSPESMSAVELERAITKTEKSMKKAAQELEFEKAATLRDALIELKKYYTII, encoded by the coding sequence ATGAAAAAATTTAGATTACACTCGGACTTTGCTGCCATGGGGGACCAGACTGCGGCCATTTCAGTACTATCCGAAAGTATAGAATCAGGAAATCGATATCAAACTTTGCTTGGTGTAACAGGATCTGGAAAAACTTTTACAATGGCCAATATAATAGAACAAACGCAAAAACCAACGCTAATTATTGCTCATAACAAAACACTTGCAGCTCAGCTATACAGCGAGTTTAAGGAATTTTTTCCCAATAACGCAGTAGAATATTTCGTCTCTTATTATGACTATTATCAGCCAGAAGCATATGTCGCTCAAAGTGATACCTTTATAGAAAAAGATTCTAGTGTAAACGAAGAAATCGACAAGCTGCGCCACTCTGCTACTGCGTCGTTAGCCGAAAGACGCGACGTAATCATCGTTGCCAGTGTATCTTGCATATACGGACTGGGCGACCCCCTAGACTACGAAGATCAAGTGCTTTCCATACGCACCGGAATGGATTTCGATCGCGATGATCTATTACGAAAATTGGTACACATTCAATATACTAGAAACGATGATGACTTCAGCAGGGGTACATTTCGAGTTCGAGGTGATGTTGTAGAAGTTATTCCTGCAGGAATGAGCGAAAGCGCTATTAGAGTAGAGTTTTTTGGAGATGAAATCGAAAAAATTTCAGAAATAGATTCATTGACGGGCAAGGTTTTAGGCATCCGCAATCACGTTTCTATCTTTCCTGGCTCACACTATACAGTTTCCCCTGACAAACTTTCAGCTGCCATAAAACGAATCGAATCCGAATTAAATACGCAACTGCTGGAACTGAAAAAGCAGGACAAACTACTAGAAATGCAAAGACTCACCCAACGTACAAACTTCGATATAGAAATGCTGCGCGAGATGGGGTATTGCTCTGGAATTGAAAATTATTCCTTGCATCTATCTGGCCGCGATTATGGTAGCACCCCTTTTACGTTGCTAGATTATTTTCCAGATGATTATCTTATTATAGTCGATGAGTCTCACATTACTCTGCCTCAAATTCGAGGAATGTCTAATGGTGATCGTGCACGCAAAAGTAATCTCGTCGACTATGGCTTTAGATTGCCCTCTGCGATAGATAATCGACCTCTAAATTTTGATGAATTTGAGCAAAAGATAAATCAAATTTTATATGTTTCTGCAACACCCTCGCAATACGAACTTGAACATTCCGAAGCGATAGGCGAACAACTGATACGTCCTACAGGCCTTCTGGATCCTGCAATAGAAATCAAGACCGTAACCGGACAAATTGATGATCTGCTTACCCAAATTCACTCCACTGTTGCAGCTGCTGGAAAAGTACTAGTTACCACCCTAACCAAGCGAATGTCCGAAGATTTAACTGCGTATCTCCAAGAAGTGGGAATCAAAGTAAAGTATTTACATTCAGATATAGAAACATTGGAGCGCATAGAGATAGTTAGAGATTTGCGAATGGGAGTTTTTGATGTGCTAGTGGGAATAAACTTATTGCGAGAAGGGCTTGATATACCAGAAGTTTCGCTTGTTGCCATACTCGATGCCGATAAAGAAGGTTTTTTGCGCTCTGCGACATCACTCATCCAAACCATAGGTCGCGCTGCCAGAAATAGCCAAGGACGCGTCATAATGTATGCAGATACAATTACCAGAAGTATGAAAATCGCAATAGACGAAACAAATCGAAGACGCAAAATTCAGCAAGAATACAACGAAGCTCATGGAATCACTCCACAAACTATAAAAAAAGCTGTCCGCGAACTGATTGCTGCAACAAAATCTGAAAAAACCGCAACCACAATAAATAAATCCCCAGAGTCTATGAGTGCGGTCGAACTTGAACGCGCAATAACCAAAACCGAAAAATCGATGAAAAAAGCTGCTCAGGAGCTGGAATTTGAGAAAGCTGCCACTCTCCGAGACGCTCTAATCGAACTCAAAAAATATTATACAATTATATAG
- a CDS encoding transporter, translating to MKNFILSFQIGLVFVGSIVGAGLSSGRELTQFFAIYGYKSFFGLFICALLYVIVGKMIIFLSIKYKVKSYGEFINLVCPKPIAIFTNIILTLFLLCSTSIILAGSGSVIKQYFGIDKIFGIALMIVISVIFLLRETKGIFEVNNVTVPILIIIMVSIFIGYGMNNQDQMNFEYIVSLPYHKKSYLISSFVYAGFNIISIVGILVPLASEIQSNKLLLRGVVIGSIILTIISIIIVFLMMVNPTYAIKYEIPILAVAQRIAPWLQVALLFMIWLEMFSSQISNIYGLTKTLETKFNISYRHGVFLSIVLALPLSSVGFTNLVDMLYPLYGVLSLAFVICVITFYTKQKVSLTKVYN from the coding sequence ATGAAAAATTTTATACTATCGTTTCAAATAGGTCTTGTTTTTGTCGGCAGTATTGTTGGAGCCGGTCTTTCATCAGGACGTGAATTAACTCAATTTTTTGCTATATATGGATATAAAAGCTTTTTTGGTCTTTTTATCTGTGCTTTATTATATGTAATAGTTGGAAAGATGATAATATTTTTGAGTATTAAATACAAGGTAAAATCATATGGTGAATTTATAAATTTAGTATGTCCAAAACCTATTGCTATCTTCACAAACATAATTTTAACCCTATTTTTACTTTGCTCCACATCTATAATTTTGGCCGGAAGCGGCTCTGTGATCAAACAATATTTTGGCATCGATAAAATTTTTGGCATTGCATTAATGATTGTTATCAGTGTTATATTTTTATTAAGAGAAACTAAAGGTATTTTTGAAGTAAATAATGTTACCGTACCTATTTTAATTATCATTATGGTTTCTATATTTATTGGATATGGCATGAACAATCAGGACCAAATGAATTTTGAATACATAGTTTCACTACCTTATCATAAAAAAAGTTATCTCATCTCCTCTTTTGTATATGCAGGCTTTAATATTATTTCTATTGTAGGGATATTAGTTCCTCTTGCTAGTGAAATTCAAAGCAACAAACTTCTTCTTCGAGGTGTCGTAATAGGTAGTATTATTTTAACCATAATTAGTATTATTATTGTATTTTTAATGATGGTAAATCCCACTTATGCTATTAAATATGAAATCCCAATTTTGGCAGTTGCCCAAAGAATCGCCCCATGGCTCCAAGTCGCATTGCTATTTATGATTTGGCTCGAGATGTTCTCTTCTCAGATTTCCAATATTTATGGCCTTACCAAAACATTAGAAACCAAATTTAATATTTCGTATCGCCATGGTGTTTTTCTTAGCATTGTTCTTGCACTTCCTTTATCATCTGTCGGCTTTACAAATTTGGTAGATATGCTATATCCTCTTTATGGCGTTTTAAGTCTCGCTTTTGTTATTTGCGTTATTACGTTCTATACAAAGCAAAAAGTAAGCTTGACCAAAGTATATAATTAA
- a CDS encoding universal stress protein — protein MNILLPISNALDSKALLYAEDIAVQKGAKLFILYITSPLTFSSVYAYPSILYSIANLNMDSIDTAHRAITTKIKSIITRTDKEVICQIGPQIDTIISVVSEYNIDLIICPEEQNLFDKLTNNFNKDRLAKKVSIPIMLYSEERKQA, from the coding sequence ATGAATATTCTATTACCAATTTCAAATGCTTTGGATTCCAAAGCGTTATTGTATGCAGAAGACATAGCCGTGCAAAAAGGGGCAAAGCTTTTTATTTTGTACATCACCAGTCCACTGACTTTTTCAAGCGTTTATGCATATCCAAGTATTTTGTATTCTATCGCAAACTTAAATATGGACAGTATTGATACAGCTCATAGAGCCATTACTACCAAGATTAAGTCTATAATAACTCGCACTGATAAAGAGGTAATTTGTCAAATTGGACCGCAAATTGATACTATAATTAGTGTGGTGAGTGAATATAATATAGATTTAATTATTTGTCCAGAGGAGCAAAATTTATTTGATAAATTAACTAATAATTTTAATAAAGATAGATTAGCAAAGAAAGTAAGTATTCCTATTATGTTATATTCAGAAGAAAGAAAGCAAGCGTAA
- a CDS encoding phosphoenolpyruvate carboxykinase (ATP), with protein MATKANFSRSEIGAHNPIFSSIRTTIETAFYGNNVTNVTSLKEAYKLAAASPGTVVTDLPVYEPELIGLDPGSKILLFNDGTVFGRTAAARRVIGEPGVNAAEYATKVREAVYGTRFKKLYHAQAIVGLNEEFTVKAHLCIPENEENVMYSWLLNFQVINEAVAEMYKNSKVLENEGDIYIFSDPTWSHPDHPLGLAVVDPKNNCACILGMRYFGEHKKGTLTLAWGIANRNGFASCHGGQKRYNLKGGKSFVAGVFGLSGSGKSTITHAPHGGKYDITVLHDDAFVISTEDSSSVALEPSYFDKTQDYPLTCDDNKYLLTMQNNGATLDEDGKIVPVTEDIRNGNGRAVKSILWSPNRVNKFAEPVNAIFWLMKDPTLPPVVKLSGADLASVMGATLATKRTTAERLAPGVDPNALVVEPYANPFRTYPLADDFLKFKKLVAECDVECYILNTGDFMDKKVTPAVTLGVLEAIVEGTAKFKPWGPFSDIEIYEVDGYVPDLKDKAYLEQLQARMEDRMKYIESRDTEKGGFDKLPAEALDALKTVVAQAKKA; from the coding sequence ATGGCGACTAAAGCGAATTTTTCAAGAAGCGAAATAGGTGCTCATAACCCAATTTTTAGTTCAATTCGTACTACTATTGAAACTGCTTTCTACGGAAACAACGTAACCAATGTTACTTCTCTTAAAGAAGCTTACAAATTAGCAGCTGCATCTCCTGGAACTGTGGTAACTGATTTACCTGTATACGAGCCAGAGCTTATAGGACTAGATCCTGGCAGCAAAATTTTATTATTTAACGATGGTACTGTTTTTGGTAGAACTGCCGCAGCTAGAAGGGTTATCGGAGAGCCTGGAGTTAATGCAGCAGAATATGCTACAAAAGTTCGTGAAGCTGTTTATGGAACCCGTTTCAAAAAACTTTATCATGCACAGGCTATTGTTGGGTTAAATGAAGAGTTTACTGTAAAAGCTCACCTTTGCATTCCTGAAAATGAAGAAAACGTTATGTATTCTTGGCTATTAAACTTCCAAGTGATCAATGAAGCTGTAGCGGAAATGTACAAAAATTCAAAAGTTTTAGAAAACGAAGGAGATATCTACATATTCTCCGATCCAACATGGTCTCATCCAGATCATCCACTTGGATTGGCAGTTGTAGATCCTAAGAATAACTGTGCTTGTATTTTGGGTATGAGATATTTTGGAGAACACAAAAAAGGTACTCTAACTCTTGCTTGGGGAATTGCTAACCGTAATGGATTTGCTTCTTGCCATGGCGGTCAAAAACGTTATAACCTAAAAGGTGGAAAATCTTTTGTTGCAGGTGTATTTGGTTTATCTGGAAGCGGAAAATCAACTATTACGCATGCTCCTCATGGTGGTAAATATGACATCACTGTTCTACACGATGATGCGTTTGTTATTTCAACAGAGGACAGCTCATCTGTAGCTCTAGAGCCATCATATTTTGATAAAACTCAAGATTATCCATTAACTTGTGATGATAATAAGTATTTGTTGACTATGCAAAACAATGGTGCAACTCTTGATGAAGATGGAAAAATCGTTCCTGTTACTGAGGATATTAGAAATGGTAACGGTCGTGCAGTTAAATCTATTCTTTGGTCACCAAACCGCGTAAATAAATTTGCAGAGCCTGTTAATGCTATATTCTGGTTGATGAAAGACCCAACTCTTCCACCAGTAGTTAAGTTGAGTGGAGCTGACCTTGCATCTGTTATGGGTGCTACCTTGGCGACTAAGCGTACAACTGCAGAAAGACTTGCTCCTGGAGTTGACCCTAATGCGTTGGTTGTAGAGCCTTATGCTAATCCATTTAGAACTTATCCTTTGGCGGATGACTTTTTGAAGTTTAAAAAATTAGTTGCTGAATGTGATGTAGAATGTTATATCCTAAATACAGGTGACTTTATGGATAAAAAGGTTACTCCAGCGGTAACTTTAGGTGTTCTTGAAGCTATTGTAGAAGGTACTGCGAAGTTCAAACCTTGGGGACCTTTCTCTGACATCGAAATTTATGAAGTAGATGGATATGTTCCAGACCTTAAAGATAAAGCTTATTTAGAGCAATTGCAAGCTAGAATGGAAGATAGAATGAAATATATCGAGTCTCGCGATACTGAAAAAGGTGGCTTTGATAAACTTCCAGCAGAAGCGTTAGATGCGCTTAAAACTGTTGTAGCTCAAGCTAAAAAGGCTTAA
- a CDS encoding sulfite exporter TauE/SafE family protein: MLRGFLYLLVGLGSTTIGAISGLGGGVIIKPVLDALGQYDMATIGILSGCTLIAMSIVSLTKKFISGVKFEYIKLISLSVGAILGGFVGKAAFQNFEKMIPVDTAKIIQSICLALLMIIILLFSIYKAKIKTFNVTNPIICLIAGLILGSVAVFLGIGGGPINVAVIIILFSCDAKDAAIYSIFTIFFSQTTTILTTLFTTGFEPYNLEVLGFMIVGGVLGGFLGDKISTKLSNRQVEKLFNITMAAIIAINIFNVFKVALF, from the coding sequence ATGCTAAGAGGATTTTTATATTTATTAGTTGGATTAGGTTCAACTACAATAGGAGCAATTTCAGGTTTAGGAGGAGGCGTCATCATAAAACCCGTGTTAGATGCATTAGGGCAATATGACATGGCAACCATTGGGATTTTATCTGGATGCACATTGATCGCTATGTCGATAGTATCTCTTACAAAAAAATTTATATCGGGTGTAAAATTTGAGTACATAAAGTTGATATCACTTTCTGTTGGAGCCATTTTAGGAGGATTTGTCGGTAAAGCCGCATTTCAAAACTTCGAAAAAATGATTCCAGTAGATACAGCAAAAATCATTCAATCTATATGTTTAGCATTACTTATGATTATAATTTTGTTATTTAGCATCTATAAAGCCAAAATCAAAACTTTTAATGTTACAAATCCTATTATATGTTTAATAGCAGGATTAATTTTGGGAAGTGTTGCAGTATTTTTGGGCATTGGTGGGGGTCCTATCAATGTAGCAGTAATAATCATTCTCTTTTCTTGTGACGCAAAAGATGCAGCTATCTATTCTATTTTTACGATCTTCTTCTCTCAAACTACAACCATTTTAACTACACTATTCACCACAGGCTTTGAACCATATAACTTAGAAGTTTTAGGTTTTATGATTGTTGGAGGAGTATTAGGAGGATTTTTAGGTGATAAAATTAGTACAAAACTATCTAATAGACAAGTGGAAAAACTATTTAATATTACCATGGCAGCAATAATTGCTATTAATATATTTAATGTTTTCAAAGTTGCATTATTTTAA